From the genome of Coleofasciculus chthonoplastes PCC 7420, one region includes:
- a CDS encoding two-partner secretion domain-containing protein, producing MNYCFPKPNSPFLWIPSNLLLSLLIFISTANAEIIPDNDNFSTNTNITNGEIQGGIRTGNHLLHSFEEFSIPTNSQAIFKLTPQNLDIETIISRVTGNKTSIIDGILAADGIANLILINPNGILFGANAQLNINGSFLASTANSVIFADGSEFSTTNPQLPPLLTINVPIGLQFGENSAPIIHQANSNLSVNPGQTLALVGGNLSLNGANLTAPQGRIELGSVASFGQVTLTPIPTGFALDYFDIQRFGMINLTNATAVNTSDLGAGGGGTIRVRGGQVTLTQGSNLVAETFGNVNGGGIDIQANQIKLQQGSFASTSTFGAGAGGNLTIQADQVEVTGTTPLEPSRQILFATFNPLNLSNGLFSFSGGQGDAGHLTIETDQLIVQNGAMILTAALAEGDGGNLTLNVSELADLTNGSLLLTGTTDKGNAGDFTITANQLRVLDGTSLSTTPGGTSQGQGGNLTVTAELVELRGTPANAVVPGGLFTTTLGAGDAGDFTLNTGQLIVADGSQISASAAGGGRGGNLMINADTVDLRGISADGRFLSGLFTSSSLLTVEGQGGTAPAGDLRITTRHLSVQDGAQISAATGGAGTAGTLTINAAESVTVAGVATGVDPAVERVSFGIIGDGIVPSAIEANTSGAGGAGDLQIQTGELNVRDGAEIGVRGTASGAAGNLDIIADSIWLDNQGGISAATVAGTEGNIRLDASNVLLRRNSQITTNTENSDGGNIRINTDALVAIDNSDITANARQGQGGRVSITAQGIFGTQFRDELTPNSDITATSDLGPQFNGLVTLNIQGIDPNRGLVRLPESFTQPSDQIATGCVAETGNSFVVTGRGGLPEDPSQILRGRTLWQDLRSLDWNEENLEETGRGENRQQFPSTRETIHPDENLTSRRSSIVEAKGWVIDGDGNVELVADMPNNRLRGLESSRKSYCY from the coding sequence ATGAACTATTGTTTTCCCAAACCCAATTCCCCTTTCCTCTGGATTCCCAGCAATCTTCTCCTCAGCCTTCTCATCTTCATCAGCACAGCCAATGCCGAAATAATCCCCGATAACGATAACTTTTCAACCAACACCAACATTACCAATGGTGAGATTCAAGGCGGAATCCGCACCGGAAATCATCTCCTCCACAGTTTTGAAGAATTTTCTATTCCTACCAACTCCCAAGCCATCTTTAAACTGACTCCCCAAAACCTAGACATAGAAACCATTATTAGCCGCGTCACAGGCAACAAGACATCCATCATAGATGGCATCCTTGCCGCAGATGGCATCGCCAACCTAATCCTGATTAACCCCAACGGAATTCTATTTGGTGCTAATGCCCAACTTAATATCAATGGTTCCTTTTTAGCCAGTACCGCGAATAGTGTTATTTTTGCTGATGGCAGTGAATTCAGCACCACCAATCCCCAACTCCCGCCCCTACTCACCATTAACGTACCGATTGGTTTACAGTTTGGTGAAAATTCAGCACCGATTATTCATCAAGCAAATAGTAACCTGTCGGTAAACCCCGGTCAAACCTTAGCCCTGGTGGGAGGAAATTTATCATTAAATGGAGCCAATTTAACAGCACCACAAGGACGAATTGAATTAGGGAGTGTGGCAAGTTTTGGACAAGTAACTCTGACACCTATACCCACAGGTTTTGCTTTAGACTATTTCGATATACAACGGTTTGGCATGATTAACTTAACCAATGCCACAGCCGTCAATACCAGTGATTTAGGTGCTGGTGGTGGTGGCACAATTCGGGTGCGGGGGGGACAAGTCACCCTGACTCAAGGCTCAAACCTAGTGGCAGAAACCTTCGGTAATGTGAACGGCGGCGGGATTGATATTCAGGCAAATCAGATAAAACTGCAACAAGGTTCCTTTGCTTCTACCTCTACATTTGGTGCAGGTGCAGGAGGTAATCTGACTATTCAGGCTGACCAAGTAGAGGTGACTGGTACAACCCCTCTAGAACCCTCACGGCAGATTTTATTCGCAACATTTAATCCACTCAATCTTAGTAATGGCTTATTTAGCTTTAGTGGTGGACAGGGTGATGCTGGACATTTAACCATTGAAACCGACCAATTGATTGTGCAGAACGGCGCGATGATATTAACCGCAGCCTTGGCTGAGGGTGATGGTGGCAATTTAACCTTAAACGTTTCGGAGTTAGCCGATTTAACCAATGGGTCTCTGTTACTAACAGGAACCACGGATAAAGGAAATGCCGGTGATTTCACAATTACGGCTAATCAATTGAGAGTGCTAGACGGTACATCCCTGAGTACCACGCCTGGGGGTACAAGTCAGGGTCAAGGGGGAAATCTAACCGTAACCGCTGAATTGGTGGAACTCAGAGGAACTCCAGCCAATGCGGTTGTTCCTGGCGGGTTGTTCACAACAACGCTGGGTGCAGGAGATGCGGGGGATTTTACCCTAAATACAGGTCAACTCATTGTGGCGGATGGGTCACAAATCTCAGCGTCGGCGGCGGGTGGGGGACGCGGGGGAAATCTGATGATTAACGCCGATACGGTGGACTTGAGGGGAATTTCTGCTGATGGTCGATTTTTGAGTGGGTTGTTTACCTCGTCATCGCTGTTAACCGTCGAAGGACAAGGAGGAACAGCACCCGCTGGAGATTTAAGGATTACCACACGACACTTAAGTGTGCAGGATGGTGCTCAGATTTCCGCCGCCACTGGGGGGGCGGGTACAGCCGGAACGTTAACGATTAATGCGGCTGAATCGGTAACCGTGGCGGGTGTGGCGACGGGTGTTGATCCCGCTGTCGAACGAGTCTCCTTTGGCATTATTGGGGATGGTATCGTACCCAGTGCGATTGAAGCGAATACGAGTGGTGCAGGTGGCGCGGGGGATTTGCAGATTCAAACAGGAGAGTTAAATGTGAGGGATGGCGCAGAAATTGGCGTCAGGGGGACTGCATCGGGTGCTGCTGGTAATTTGGATATTATCGCTGATTCGATTTGGCTGGACAATCAAGGGGGAATTAGTGCAGCTACGGTGGCGGGGACAGAGGGAAATATTCGACTCGACGCCTCGAATGTGTTGCTGCGGCGCAATAGTCAGATTACGACGAATACCGAGAACAGTGATGGGGGTAATATCCGCATCAATACCGATGCTTTAGTCGCGATCGATAATAGTGATATCACGGCTAATGCTCGTCAAGGTCAAGGGGGTCGTGTTAGTATTACAGCTCAAGGTATTTTTGGCACTCAGTTTCGGGATGAACTGACCCCCAATAGTGATATCACTGCCACATCAGATTTAGGACCACAATTTAATGGTCTGGTGACTCTCAATATTCAGGGGATTGACCCGAATCGGGGATTAGTTCGCTTACCGGAAAGCTTTACTCAACCCAGTGATCAAATTGCCACAGGTTGTGTCGCTGAAACTGGAAATTCCTTTGTCGTGACGGGACGCGGTGGATTACCCGAAGACCCCAGTCAAATTTTACGTGGTCGAACCCTTTGGCAAGATTTGCGTTCTTTGGATTGGAATGAAGAAAATCTGGAGGAGACGGGACGTGGAGAGAATCGACAGCAATTCCCATCGACAAGGGAGACAATACATCCAGATGAAAACCTGACCTCTCGCCGTTCTTCTATTGTGGAGGCTAAAGGATGG